The Oncorhynchus mykiss isolate Arlee chromosome 20, USDA_OmykA_1.1, whole genome shotgun sequence genome includes a region encoding these proteins:
- the klhl31 gene encoding kelch-like protein 31 encodes MAPKKNKTAKKNKGDNNEITIMVEDSPIKNINGLNTLLEGGNSFTCISSEVTDPVYAPNLLEGLCTMRQDSFLCDLTVSTKSKSFDVHKVVIASCSEYIQNILKKDSALTKIDLNDLSPTGLATAITYAYSGKLTLSLYSIGSTIAAAMLLKINTLVKMCSDFLMQELSVENCMYVANIADTYGLKETKEAAQKFMRGNFIEFSEMEQFRKLTYEQINDFLSDDSLQLPSEITAFQIAMKWLDFDGKRLKYAPDLLTNIRFGTISAMDLVNHVQNVPRMMQDPECHRLLVDAMNYHLLPYQQNVLQSRRTKVRGGLRVMLTVGGRPALAEKSLSKEVLYRDEDDVWNRLTEMPAKSFNQCVAVLDGFLYVAGGEDQNDARNQAKHAVSNFCRYDPRFNTWIHLTNMIQKRTHFSLNTFNGLLFAIGGRNSDGCQASLECYVPSSNQWQMKTPMEIPRCCHASSVIDGKILVSGGYINNAYSRAVCSYNPSTDMWQDKNSLSSPRGWHSTATVGDRAYVIGGSQLGGRGERVDVLAVECFNPHNGQWSYSAPLNTGVSTAGIVSMNNKIYLLGGWNEIEKRYKKCIQVYNPDLNVWTEDDELPEATVGISCCVVTIPTRKTRESRASSVSSAPVSI; translated from the exons ATGGCACCCAAAAAAAACAAGACTGCCAAAAAGAACAAAGGGGATAACAATGAAATTACTATAATGGTCGAGGATAGCCCGATCAAAAACATTAACGGGCTGAACACCTTGTTGGAGGGAGGAAACAGCTTCACCTGCATCTCAAGTGAAGTCACTGACCCTGTCTATGCTCCTAACCTCCTGGAAGGTCTTTGTACCATGAGGCAGGACAGTTTCCTCTGCGACCTGACCGTCTCCACAAAGTCAAAGTCCTTTGATGTCCATAAAGTTGTCATTGCCTCCTGCAGTGAGTACATTCAGAATATCCTGAAGAAGGATTCCGCCCTCACGAAGATCGACTTGAATGACCTTTCACCCACAGGCCTGGCCACTGCCATCACATACGCCTACTCAGGTAAACTAACCCTGTCGTTGTACAGCATTGGCAGCACCATTGCAGCAGCCATGTTGTTGAAGATCAACACCCTGGTGAAGATGTGCAGCGACTTCCTCATGCAGGAGCTCAGCGTGGAGAACTGCATGTACGTGGCCAACATTGCCGACACCTACGGCCTCAAAGAAACCAAAGAAGCCGCCCAGAAGTTCATGAGGGGGAACTTTATCGAGTTCTCTGAGATGGAACAGTTCCGGAAGCTCACCTACGAGCAGATCAATGACTTCCTCAGTGATGACTCCCTGCAATTGCCCTCTGAGATTACAGCCTTCCAGATAGCCATGAAGTGGTTGGACTTCGATGGGAAAAGACTGAAATACGCCCCAGATCTTCTGACCAACATTCGCTTTGGCACCATCTCAGCTATGGACCTGGTCAATCATGTCCAGAATGTGCCCAGAATGATGCAGGACCCCGAGTGCCATCGTCTCCTGGTGGACGCCATGAATTACCACCTGTTGCCTTACCAGCAGAACGTTTTGCAGTCCCGCAGAACAAAGGTACGTGGTGGCCTCCGCGTCATGCTGACAGTGGGTGGACGACCAGCTTTGGCGGAAAAATCTCTCAGCAAAGAGGTCCTCTACAGGGATGAGGACGACGTATGGAATAGGCTGACAGAGATGCCAGCCAAGAGCTTCAATCAGTGTGTGGCAGTCCTGGATGGCTTCCTTTATGTTGCTGGTGGCGAAGACCAGAATGATGCCAGGAACCAGGCGAAACATGCTGTCAGCAACTTCTGCAG GTATGATCCTCGATTCAACACCTGGATTCATTTGACCAACATGATCCAGAAGCGCACCCACTTCAGTCTCAACACCTTCAATGGTCTCTTGTTCGCTATTGGAGGTCGTAACTCTGATGGATGCCAAGCTTCATTGGAGTGCTACGTGCCTTCCTCCAACCAATGGCAGATGAAAACCCCCATGGAGATCCCCCGGTGCTGCCACGCCAGCTCTGTCATTGATGGCAAGATCCTTGTTAGTGGTGGTTACATCAACAATGCGTACTCCAGGGCTGTGTGCAGCTATAACCCTTCCACTGATATGTGGCAGGATAAGAACAGTTTGAGCTCCCCTAGAGGCTGGCATTCCACTGCTACAGTCGGAGACCGGGCTTATGTGATTGGTGGCAGCCAGCTGGGTGGTcgtggagagagggtggatgtCTTGGCTGTTGAGTGTTTCAACCCTCACAATGGACAGTGGAGCTACTCTGCCCCGCTAAACACAGGAGTGAGCACTGCTGGTATAGTCAGCATGAATAATAAGATCTATCTCCTTGGAGGCTGGAACGAGATTGAGAAGAGGTACAAGAAATGCATCCAGGTGTATAACCCTGACCTCAATGTATGGACTGAGGATGATGAGTTGCCAGAGGCTACAGTTGGCATCTCATGCTGTGTCGTTACCATACCCACACGCAAAACACGAGAGTCCAGGGCCAGTTCTGTTTCATCTGCACCAGTCAGCATATAG